One Metopolophium dirhodum isolate CAU unplaced genomic scaffold, ASM1992520v1 scaffold1, whole genome shotgun sequence DNA segment encodes these proteins:
- the LOC132953248 gene encoding uncharacterized protein LOC132953248 — protein sequence MDLVDITPSKKNPRGKFVGTGQKQIIINLYKEKIKQQEENPDSPQLTYRQMLLEISKSSGIGQRTIQTTLAEYKKKGTVSSPNKKKIRPTILEKVDSFDKQAIRRKIHGFWWNREVPTIQKMLIAINEDETLPNLKRSSFRKILKDLHFVYAKKSRNSALIEREDIIIWRGKYLDQIRKYRSQNRPIYYLDETWVNA from the exons ATGGATCTCGTCGATATAACGCCTTCCAAAAAAAATCCTCGTGGAaaa tTTGTTGGTACTGGTCAAAAGCAAATAATCATTAATCTGTACAAAGAGAAGATCAAACAACAAGAAGAAAACCCAGACAGCCCCCAATTGACCTACAGACAAATGCTGTTAGAAATCTCTAAATCAAGTGGTATTGGGCAACGGACAATACAAACGACATTggctgaatataaaaaaaaaggtacagTTTCatcacctaataaaaaaaaaattagaccaACAATACTCGAAAAAGTAGATAGTTTTGACAAACAAGCTATCAGACGAAAAATACATGGCTTTTGGTGGAATCGTGAAGTTCctactatacaaaaaatgttgatagcTATTAATGAAGATGAAACTTTACCAAACCTCAAACGTTCTTCatttcgtaaaatattaaaagatttGCATTTTGTTTACGCGAAAAAATCCCGCAATAGTGCGCTTATCGAAAGAGAGGACATAATTATTTGGCGTGGTAAATATTTAGatcaaataagaaaatacagaTCACAAAACAGACCAATATACTACCTTGACGAGACGTGGGTAAACGCATAG
- the LOC132953249 gene encoding uncharacterized protein LOC132953249: MGQKEPSGKGKKLIVLHIGSTDGFVPGGLLCFESKTNSSDYHDEMNGSTFFEWFAKMLPLLKENAVIVMDNAAYHSVKKDRIPVMSWKKQEIINWLESKGENITYPTTKGALLSKVRTIHTDDHEKYVIDEYAKDNNKTILRLPPYHCELNPIELAWSSVKRYVRTHNTTFKLKDVHELLKRGVELVTPEMWTNFVGHVIKDEEKFWKIDNITDDFMDEEPEEGARHILTIGDTSSDSDSD; the protein is encoded by the coding sequence ATGGGACAAAAGGAACCATCGGGAAAAGGTAAGAAACTCATTGTTTTACACATAGGATCAACTGACGGTTTCGTACCGGGTGGCCTTTTATGTTTTGAGTCAAAAACCAACTCATCGGACTATCATGATGAAATGAATGGCAGTACTTTCTTTGAATGGTTTGCAAAAATGCTGCCGTTACTTAAAGAAAATGCTGTCATAGTGATGGACAACGCCGCCTATCATTCTGTGAAAAAAGATCGTATTCCAGTGATGTCATGGAAAAAGcaggaaataataaattggcTGGAAAGTAAGGGCGAGAACATTACTTATCCTACAACAAAAGGGGCATTATTGTCTAAAGTCAGAACAATACATACGGATGACCATGAGAAATACGTTATTGATGAGTATGCGAaagataacaataaaacaatattaagatTGCCCCCGTACCACTGCGAGTTGAATCCTATAGAACTAGCATGGTCGTCTGTTAAGAGGTATGTCCGTACTCACAATACTACCTTTAAATTAAAAGATGTACACGAATTGTTGAAAAGAGGCGTGGAACTAGTAACACCGGAAATGTGGACGAATTTCGTTGGGCACGTCATCAAGGATGAagaaaaattttggaaaatcgACAACATAACAGACGATTTTATGGACGAAGAACCTGAAGAAGGAGCACGTCATATCCTAACAATAGGTGATACAAGTTCGGATTCCGACTCGGATTAA